In Bacteroidales bacterium, a genomic segment contains:
- the atpG gene encoding ATP synthase F1 subunit gamma — MASLKEIRERRASVASTRQITSAMKMVSAAKLRKAQDAIVQFRPYAEKLQEILASVGDSIKDDEDNKYSVQRDKERILLVLITSNRGLCGAFNSSAIKAAITRALSTYDRQMVAQQVDFIAVGKKGADFLRKKGYHVIFNGSELFDNLNFDLIAEVAQMIMGLFTDGEYDHVDVIYNRFKNAGTQILTEEQFLPIQVQELAEESQYVSKVDYIFEPSKEYILKELIPRSLKLQFYKAILDSHAAEHGARMTAMHKATDNATELLKELSLQFNKARQAAITNEILEIVGGAEALKG, encoded by the coding sequence ATGGCAAGTTTGAAGGAAATACGGGAGCGCAGAGCCTCGGTGGCCTCCACCAGGCAGATCACCAGTGCTATGAAGATGGTTTCTGCTGCCAAGCTCAGGAAAGCTCAGGATGCCATTGTTCAGTTCAGGCCCTATGCGGAAAAACTGCAGGAAATCCTGGCCAGCGTGGGCGACAGCATCAAAGATGATGAGGACAATAAGTATTCTGTACAACGTGATAAAGAACGTATCCTCCTGGTACTGATCACCTCCAACAGGGGTTTGTGCGGAGCTTTTAACTCCAGCGCCATTAAAGCCGCCATTACCAGGGCACTAAGCACTTATGACAGGCAGATGGTGGCGCAGCAAGTCGATTTTATTGCGGTTGGGAAAAAAGGAGCCGATTTTTTACGCAAAAAGGGTTACCATGTCATATTCAATGGCAGTGAACTGTTTGATAATCTTAACTTTGACCTTATAGCTGAAGTGGCCCAGATGATCATGGGGCTCTTTACCGATGGCGAATACGATCATGTGGATGTGATATATAACCGTTTCAAGAATGCCGGGACCCAGATTCTGACGGAAGAACAGTTTTTGCCCATCCAGGTGCAGGAACTCGCCGAAGAATCGCAGTATGTTTCCAAGGTCGATTATATTTTTGAGCCCAGCAAGGAATATATTTTGAAGGAACTGATTCCCCGTTCCTTAAAGCTGCAATTCTATAAAGCGATTCTGGATTCTCACGCAGCCGAGCATGGTGCCCGCATGACAGCCATGCACAAGGCCACAGACAATGCCACCGAGCTGCTGAAAGAACTGAGTCTCCAGTTTAACAAAGCACGCCAGGCAGCCATTACCAATGAAATCCTCGAGATTGTTGGCGGTGCCGAAGCCCTGAAGGGTTAA